The following coding sequences are from one Pigmentibacter sp. JX0631 window:
- the ccoN gene encoding cytochrome-c oxidase, cbb3-type subunit I — MSLEKFRYDDGIVKKFIAAMLIWGIVGMLVGVIIAIQLFYRPFNFDLPWLTFGRLRPLHTNAVIFAFCLNGVFAGIYHSSQRLLKTRMFSDILSNIHFWGWQLIIVLAAITLPLGLSTSKEYAELEWPIAILIALIWVIFAINFFLTIAIRREKILYVSIWFYIATIITVALLHIVNHISLPVTFLKSYSAFSGVRDALVQWWYGHNAVAFVLTTPFLGLGYYYVPKLVNRPIYSYRLSIIHFWSLIFIYMWAGPHHLQYTALPEWIQSLGVVFSVMLIAPSWGGAINFILTIKSAWKEIKSHPSTKFLLAGAIFYLCATLEGPILSFKSVNRVMHYTDWIIGHVHVGALGWNGYILFAMLYWLVPSIYKTELQYKKLANAHFWISFIGILIYCIPMYIAGAMLGFMRESVTDNVLTYPNFMEMVNKILPYYQIRAIGGTLYLVGIIIGTYVIYKTIRKAGKVPDTLAEAHSFSTIEHKKTVYGTVQKAAENLGLVMGMLTLIAVSIGGIVQILPLLINHSTEEKIVTLKPYTPLEIEGRDIYIREGCNNCHSQMIRTFKEEEMRYGPYSRAGEFEYDFPHLWGSKTTGPDLQKLGKKYGDIWHYKHMDDPTSMTPNSTMPKYDWLLKDRLDTSYTIDKLKVMAKLGVPYTQEDINNAESNLKKQAEKIATGLQEQGINANKNAEIIALIAYLQRLGIDGREALEPSTKKTEGK, encoded by the coding sequence ATGAGTTTGGAAAAGTTTCGCTATGATGATGGCATAGTAAAAAAATTCATAGCAGCAATGCTAATTTGGGGTATTGTTGGGATGTTGGTTGGAGTCATAATTGCCATCCAATTATTTTATAGACCTTTTAACTTTGATTTGCCTTGGTTAACTTTTGGACGCTTACGGCCATTGCATACCAACGCTGTTATTTTTGCATTCTGTTTAAATGGTGTCTTTGCTGGAATTTATCATTCTTCTCAACGTCTTTTAAAAACAAGAATGTTTAGTGATATTCTGTCAAATATTCATTTTTGGGGTTGGCAATTAATTATTGTTCTTGCTGCTATTACTCTTCCTTTGGGATTATCTACATCCAAGGAGTACGCTGAGTTGGAATGGCCTATTGCAATTTTGATTGCGTTAATTTGGGTCATTTTTGCAATTAATTTCTTTCTCACAATAGCGATTAGAAGAGAAAAAATTCTTTATGTTTCAATTTGGTTTTATATTGCAACAATAATTACAGTTGCTCTACTTCATATAGTAAATCATATTTCTTTACCTGTAACTTTCTTAAAAAGTTATAGTGCTTTTTCTGGAGTTAGAGATGCGTTAGTTCAGTGGTGGTATGGGCACAATGCTGTTGCGTTTGTCCTTACAACCCCATTTTTGGGGCTAGGTTATTACTATGTACCCAAATTAGTAAATAGACCTATATATTCTTATCGTTTATCTATTATTCATTTTTGGTCGCTTATTTTTATCTATATGTGGGCAGGCCCACACCACTTACAGTACACTGCACTTCCTGAATGGATTCAATCCCTTGGAGTAGTTTTTTCTGTAATGTTAATAGCTCCTTCTTGGGGTGGCGCAATTAATTTTATTTTAACAATAAAATCTGCGTGGAAAGAAATTAAATCACATCCATCCACTAAATTTTTATTGGCTGGCGCTATTTTTTATCTATGTGCAACTTTAGAAGGACCTATACTTTCATTTAAATCTGTAAACAGAGTTATGCACTATACGGATTGGATTATAGGACATGTGCATGTGGGTGCTTTAGGATGGAATGGTTATATTCTATTTGCTATGCTTTACTGGCTAGTTCCATCTATTTATAAAACTGAATTGCAATATAAAAAATTGGCGAACGCTCACTTTTGGATCTCTTTTATAGGAATTCTTATTTATTGTATTCCTATGTATATCGCTGGGGCAATGCTTGGTTTTATGCGGGAAAGTGTTACCGATAATGTGTTAACTTATCCAAATTTCATGGAAATGGTAAACAAAATTCTACCATATTATCAAATAAGAGCCATTGGTGGAACTCTGTATTTAGTTGGAATTATAATTGGTACATATGTAATTTATAAAACAATAAGAAAAGCTGGAAAAGTTCCAGATACTTTAGCAGAAGCGCATAGTTTCTCAACGATTGAACATAAAAAAACTGTATATGGAACGGTGCAAAAAGCAGCCGAAAATTTAGGGCTTGTCATGGGAATGCTTACTCTTATTGCTGTTTCCATTGGTGGTATTGTGCAAATTCTTCCCTTACTAATTAATCATTCTACAGAAGAAAAAATTGTAACTTTAAAACCATATACTCCTTTAGAAATTGAAGGCCGTGATATTTATATTCGAGAAGGATGTAATAATTGTCATTCACAAATGATCAGAACTTTTAAAGAAGAAGAAATGCGCTATGGACCATATTCCCGTGCAGGTGAATTTGAGTATGACTTTCCACATCTTTGGGGATCAAAGACAACTGGACCAGATCTACAAAAGTTAGGAAAAAAATACGGAGATATTTGGCACTATAAACATATGGATGATCCAACTAGTATGACTCCAAATAGTACTATGCCAAAATATGATTGGCTACTAAAAGATCGTTTAGATACATCATACACGATTGATAAATTAAAAGTTATGGCAAAATTGGGAGTACCATATACTCAAGAAGATATTAATAATGCTGAATCAAACTTAAAGAAGCAAGCTGAAAAAATAGCTACTGGTCTTCAAGAGCAAGGAATCAACGCTAATAAAAATGCTGAAATAATTGCCTTAATTGCTTACTTGCAAAGATTAGGAATTGATGGACGCGAAGCATTAGAACCTTCGACTAAAAAAACTGAGGGGAAATAA
- a CDS encoding sulfite exporter TauE/SafE family protein — protein MNNFVNIFVPMISIAAFGFSGSLHCLGMCSPLVASCQKKTWQYFVSRGISYTIIGLISGYLGTFLLKDFFNLSAKKIALIVVTICFIQIFFLLKPINIFTNKAQKIVIFINRYSPLSQAATLGIITALLPCGFLYSAILMSATFANPWLSAAGMLAFACATSPILIGSKGLILLFSKRNPNFYKYFTVFILCIIAFIALLRGGYFHSSENKIQNTNGTEVECH, from the coding sequence ATGAATAATTTTGTAAACATTTTTGTCCCTATGATATCAATTGCAGCTTTTGGTTTTTCAGGATCTCTTCATTGTTTAGGCATGTGTTCTCCATTAGTTGCATCATGCCAAAAAAAAACTTGGCAATACTTTGTCAGCAGAGGAATAAGTTATACCATAATTGGACTTATTTCTGGATATTTAGGAACTTTTTTATTGAAAGATTTTTTTAATCTTTCTGCAAAAAAAATTGCTCTTATTGTTGTAACCATTTGCTTTATCCAAATTTTTTTTCTTCTTAAACCTATAAATATTTTTACAAATAAAGCACAAAAAATTGTAATTTTCATAAACAGATATTCTCCACTGTCCCAAGCTGCTACTTTAGGTATTATAACAGCTTTACTCCCTTGTGGATTTTTATATAGCGCCATATTGATGAGCGCTACTTTTGCAAATCCATGGTTAAGTGCTGCTGGGATGCTGGCTTTTGCCTGCGCAACTTCACCCATTTTAATTGGAAGCAAAGGATTAATTCTTTTATTTTCAAAAAGAAATCCAAATTTTTACAAATATTTTACTGTATTTATTTTATGCATCATTGCTTTCATTGCATTATTAAGAGGAGGATACTTCCACTCAAGTGAAAATAAAATTCAGAACACTAATGGAACAGAAGTGGAATGCCATTAA
- a CDS encoding cbb3-type cytochrome c oxidase N-terminal domain-containing protein, whose protein sequence is MTNDNNKNENEKNNKLLDHDFDGIKEYDNPTPIWFQILFYGTIIFSAIYLFYYHIYKNGHPLKDEYLASVGQNNTNANNGSGDFNYAQNITNKEMIELGKQAYATNCASCHGLKGEGGVGPNLTDNYWIVDNTYSAVEKVIDIGVPEKGMPGWKTILGDKKVKALVIYIASIQGTNPPNPKKPEGKEGKLH, encoded by the coding sequence ATGACGAATGATAATAATAAAAACGAAAATGAGAAAAATAATAAGCTTTTAGATCATGATTTTGATGGGATTAAAGAATATGACAATCCAACGCCAATTTGGTTTCAAATATTATTTTATGGAACGATCATATTTTCAGCAATTTATTTATTTTACTATCACATTTATAAAAACGGACATCCGTTAAAAGATGAATATCTTGCTTCTGTTGGGCAAAATAATACCAATGCAAACAATGGAAGTGGAGATTTTAATTATGCCCAAAATATAACAAATAAAGAAATGATAGAGCTTGGAAAACAAGCTTATGCTACAAATTGTGCATCATGTCATGGTTTAAAAGGTGAAGGTGGAGTTGGTCCTAACTTAACAGACAATTATTGGATAGTAGATAATACATATTCAGCAGTTGAGAAAGTCATAGATATTGGAGTTCCTGAAAAGGGAATGCCAGGTTGGAAAACAATACTTGGTGATAAAAAAGTTAAAGCTTTAGTGATCTACATAGCAAGTATTCAAGGAACTAATCCCCCAAATCCAAAAAAACCTGAAGGAAAAGAAGGTAAGTTACATTAA
- a CDS encoding ATP-binding protein, with protein sequence MSPIKSISLSIGIIINTVIFYNFYLKYIRSEELIVKELTKDISESITMTLSKYNINLKNIQGIYSIKNNISNEDFELYTNTIDFKKNFKGSLGIGFIRLIYDKDLQSYIKENKISEIYPKVKTDEHMIIELVEPPDANLDLKWLDISYDNFRKEAALTAALKNEFTLTRPVNLSQQYEKSLGFYALLPIFDPKGKNPRYFLKGWAFTTIVLDKFLQELDNKLPNNVKIQIEFDKSDLIYTGGFSKYISESILYKNSYQVTKKIGGYNWKIILTANTSKVMSYIYLLVLLYIIINIIIIYSTNKFINLIVLKNKMLYQKESWFKGVINSSNYLIISTDNAGKILSFNKSAENSLQYKSTDVIGKESPLIFYDKDELEKIANQYHGKNSEILLSSDKKNDQTNLAIVSDKKLNSFEYFILNVKKQNISQSTFVRKDGEKFFVKVLVSSIYDQFENIIGYLFTAEDLTHEIEIQKIINEQKEQMLYTSKFSQLGEMAANIAHEINTPLSVIIMKSYSIKNKLTENNLEIDKLVSDITKIEATTQKIARIVKSLKMYTRNSEKDNYDKISLNNILQSSLDLCQEKITNNGIQLSIQTSENLFTFGKEAELCQVFLNLINNSIDAINNYAEKWINITVTKKENTLILQFTDSGNGIPENIIDKLMNPFFTTKQVGKGTGLGLSISKRIIEMHNGKLYYDRSNKNTTFIIELPSVY encoded by the coding sequence ATGTCTCCTATTAAATCCATATCTTTATCAATTGGTATAATAATTAATACAGTTATTTTTTATAATTTTTATTTAAAATATATCCGTTCTGAAGAGCTAATAGTTAAAGAATTAACAAAAGATATATCTGAATCGATAACTATGACGTTATCTAAGTATAATATTAATTTAAAAAATATTCAAGGAATATATAGTATTAAAAACAATATAAGTAATGAAGATTTTGAACTTTATACTAATACAATAGATTTTAAAAAAAATTTTAAAGGTTCACTGGGCATAGGTTTTATCAGGCTTATATATGATAAAGACTTACAAAGTTACATCAAAGAAAATAAAATTTCAGAAATTTATCCAAAAGTAAAAACAGATGAACACATGATTATAGAATTGGTAGAACCACCTGATGCAAATCTTGATTTAAAATGGCTAGATATTTCTTATGACAATTTTCGCAAAGAAGCTGCGTTGACAGCCGCGTTAAAAAATGAGTTTACGTTAACAAGACCAGTTAATCTATCCCAACAATATGAAAAAAGCTTAGGTTTTTACGCTTTACTACCAATTTTTGATCCAAAAGGGAAAAATCCAAGATATTTTTTAAAAGGATGGGCTTTTACTACGATTGTATTGGATAAGTTTCTTCAAGAATTAGACAATAAATTACCAAACAATGTAAAAATACAGATTGAATTTGATAAATCAGATCTTATTTATACTGGTGGATTTTCTAAATATATATCTGAAAGCATATTATATAAAAATAGTTACCAAGTAACAAAAAAAATAGGTGGTTATAATTGGAAAATAATACTCACCGCAAATACCAGTAAAGTAATGAGTTACATATATCTTTTAGTTCTTTTATATATAATAATTAATATTATTATTATATATTCCACTAATAAATTTATTAATCTAATTGTTTTAAAAAACAAAATGCTTTATCAAAAGGAATCTTGGTTTAAAGGAGTCATTAACTCTTCCAACTATTTAATTATTTCAACTGACAATGCAGGTAAAATATTATCTTTTAATAAATCTGCTGAAAATTCTCTTCAATATAAGTCAACAGATGTTATTGGAAAAGAATCTCCATTAATTTTTTATGATAAAGATGAATTAGAGAAAATAGCAAATCAATATCATGGAAAAAATTCTGAAATTCTACTATCTTCAGATAAAAAAAATGATCAGACAAACCTTGCTATTGTTTCAGATAAAAAACTAAATTCTTTTGAGTATTTTATTTTAAATGTAAAAAAACAAAACATTTCTCAATCTACTTTTGTTAGAAAAGATGGAGAAAAATTCTTTGTAAAAGTTCTTGTATCTTCAATTTACGACCAGTTTGAAAATATAATTGGCTATTTATTTACAGCAGAAGATTTAACCCATGAAATTGAAATTCAAAAAATAATAAATGAGCAAAAAGAACAGATGCTGTATACATCAAAATTTTCACAATTAGGAGAAATGGCTGCAAATATAGCTCACGAAATAAATACTCCTTTATCTGTTATAATCATGAAATCTTATTCAATTAAAAATAAACTTACTGAAAATAATTTAGAAATTGATAAATTAGTAAGTGATATCACAAAAATTGAAGCAACAACCCAAAAAATTGCACGCATAGTAAAAAGCTTAAAAATGTATACAAGAAATTCAGAGAAAGATAACTATGACAAAATTTCTTTAAATAATATTCTTCAATCTTCTTTAGATTTATGTCAAGAAAAAATTACAAACAACGGTATACAATTAAGCATTCAAACCAGTGAGAATTTATTTACTTTTGGCAAAGAAGCTGAATTATGCCAAGTTTTTCTTAACTTAATTAATAATTCAATAGATGCTATTAATAATTATGCAGAAAAATGGATAAATATAACTGTTACAAAAAAAGAAAATACTTTAATTCTTCAATTTACAGATAGTGGAAACGGTATTCCAGAAAATATAATAGACAAACTTATGAACCCTTTTTTCACTACAAAACAAGTCGGTAAGGGAACTGGCTTAGGCTTAAGTATTTCAAAAAGAATAATAGAAATGCACAATGGAAAACTATATTATGACCGTTCCAACAAAAATACGACATTTATAATTGAATTACCCAGTGTATATTAG